In Miscanthus floridulus cultivar M001 chromosome 8, ASM1932011v1, whole genome shotgun sequence, the sequence CttgggggggcatacgcactaattacgttcaagaccatatcaccaatgacaagcttgactaagataatcctatctccttgccttctcactcccaccacactattcttgaggctcttatcaatcaaaactcctactccatttctattcgcaactgtccctgtgtaccaaagcttgaaacctgtattgtccacctccttcgccttctgacccttccatttagtctcttgaacgcataatatatttacacgcctcctagtcgcggtatcaactaattctcttaacttacctgtaagcgatcctacattccaactgcctaaacggatcctagttggttcgactagcttctttacccttcgcacccgtcgaatcagatgtgaagaataatttgaatatgaaaaaTAAATGTAGACCTTCTGATAGAAGGACCATGTCCTTCAAATAGTTCAGGTTTTCTTTGGACAAAGACTGCATGAGGCTCATGCCCTTAACTATTGTATTTGCAACCTCGAATGCAAGGATTGATATTTTGTTCCCCTTTGTCATTGGTCCCGCCACAAAACCCCCTCCAGGGCTCAAACTTGACATGCTGCTGCCCAGATTATCTAGAACCTCTACTGCTTTCCCAAGTCCAGAGGTACTCTTTCTATTgataatttgaatatgaaaaaTAAATGTAGCTGACCAATGTGGACACATGCAAAAGAGAAATGAGGCAGCAAAATATATTTAAGTAAACACGAGACACTTACAATATTGTCAATCTGAGAAATGATATTAGCATAGTGAAGAGAGAGACCAGCAGACCCCAACGTTTGACGGCTCTCTTGCGATTCGTTTGACTCTCCATCTACAGGAACAAAAGAACACAAAACAGACAAGTTAGTAGTAATTACTAGGGTGGTACTCGTGACTGGTTTGATGACAAATATAGAGTGGGCGAGCAACCTTACCACAAGGCCCAAAAGTATCTTGAATCTCGACATGTAAGAACTGGACAATATCTACAAGCTTCTCCATGACCTACAAATAGGAGGTACAATTTGCATCATTCATCTCGCCCGTTAAAAGCAGAAAATTACCAAATTTCCATCTGTGTACACTTTATCTTGTGCATGATTTGCATATGAACTACTTACATCATCAAGAGACTTAGACCAAAGAGACTTTTTCTTCAAATTATGTACATGCTTCCTCTGGCTCTTCAGTTCTTGTCTGATAATCTGAACAGTATCTCCTGTTCATTCATGACAGTCAGTTATAAGTGTGCTGAGATCAGGGAATTGGACTGGCAGCAAAATAGCATCTGAAACTACAAGGGCAATACATGGATGAACATCGGCATACCCCTTTCAAATGTAACTGATCTTTTCTCTTCCTCCAATTTACGGCTATAATCTTGCTCAAATCTATCTAATGCATGTAATTCATGGTAGAGATCCTATGGGACAAGTAGTGAAATAGCAACCAAATCAGAAAAGGCTAGAGGAATCAAATGGATTGCATGATCTGCAAAGGTTAACAAAAACCAAAGAAATGTAATCAAACACAGTTTGTTTTCTGTAATAACACTAGAGACTTTGTCAACGTATGTAATACTCACACCAGTGTGTCGAACAAGGGCCATCAGTTGCTGCATATCTGCTTTTGCCATTTCTTTTAATTCTGGTTGGGGTGTAATTTCTGACCCTAGCCTGGAAACAAACACAAGGACTAGTGAGATCATTACATTAGGAATCAATCATTAAGCCATGTTAACGGTGGGAACCTACTTAGAGAAATAACGATCTAGGTTGTGCCACTGAGGATCTTTGCAACGATTCCCAAATCTTATGACTTCTCGTGAAAATATACTCAGCTCTTGCCTGCAAAGATGTGACCAGAATATGAAACCTTTTATTATTTAGGAACGTTAAAGTTGGGCTAACCATCACAGAATTAAAATGCTAATATACGTGTTGGCAAACCTCTTGTCGGCTGCAGCAATTCTCATCAGATCATCCATGTTGCTTGAAACTAAACGTTGTACACCTTCTGATAGAAGGACCATGTCCTTCAAATAGTTCAGGTTTTCTTTGGACAAAGACTGCATGAGGCTCATGCCCTTAACTATTGTATTTGCAACCTCGAATGCAAGGATTGATATTTTGTTCCCCTTTGTCGTTGGTCCCGCCACAAAACCCCCTCCAGGGCTCAAACTTGACATGCTGCTGCCCAGATTATCTAGAACCTCTACTGCTTTCCCAAGTCCAGAGGTACTCTTTCTACCAAGGGCTATGCCTATGTCTGAAACCTGCAAGAAGAGTCGAGAAAAACAGAAGTATTACGAAACCTGGCAAAACAAGCTTCTTCTGAAGCACAGAAACCATGTCTGGATACACAACTCGATAGATTGACACAAGGTTCATGCTACAATGTAAGAACTTAGCTCCTCTCATTACCAATAAGATCACAAAGTAACATTATTTTCAGCAAAATTATTGTCATTACTCATTACACAATGTAATACCACACCTAAGTCTTAATGCACGATCCAACATTTGTTTCCCAACAATGAACTTATCAAATTTGATGCGCAATTATACAAGCACATGTAAATCCAGAAGGAAAGACTTGCCTTGCTCGGACCAGCCTTGCCGGTCATGCTTCTCCTAGGCTTCCCAGCCTTGGCCTTCCACGATTCAGCATGCGTCAAATGCGGCTCCTTGGAGACCGAGCGACGAGCCTTGCCGCTCGTGGACGGCGGCGAGCCCTTATCAGACAGACGAAACGACTGATCGCTCACCTGGTTAGGATCCACCGCCTCCTCGATGGGCGCGGTCTTGTTCTTGCTGGCGGCTGAGAAGGCCCTGAAATCCTGCTCCACCACGAACCCCATCGCTCGGAACGAGAGCTCCGTCGGCGATTTGTCCCCGGCGATCCCCGCCGAACACACGCCGCCCATGATGACCAATGCCGACGCGACAAGTAGCTCCACCAGCCGAGCACCTGTAAGATGCAAAATTGGCCACGAATATCGCTCAATCCCACCCGACGCCGGCGATAAACAACGAAGTAAATGAACGCCGAAAAGATGGAACGAATCTTACCCGCTCGAGTCGTCGCGTTGACGACGCTCCCGCCGAAGGAAAAAATCAAAGCAGGAAGAAGGTGACGACCTCCAACAAACCAAGAACCAAGTGGGAATTGCGCCTTTTGAACACCAAACAAGGGAAGGGAATAGAAGGTATCAGCCACCAGGCAAGTACCGATggggaggaacaagacaaggcggCCAGACCCAGGCCGCGAAATTCCGCCGCCGATTAGTCAAGAAAGCCGGCTTCAGAGAGACGGGAGGATCAGATTTTTTTTGACGGGACCCAACCTCCGTTGAAAACTGCAGAACGAGCGGAGGGAGGGACGCTCCGTGCCGGAGCCGAGCAGCGGGGACAGGCACCTCCCACCGGTGGTGTTGATGGCGGCGGCCGGACGGGTAGGAACCGCGTGCTTTTCAGTGGTTGTTCCGATGTGGATTTGATCGGAGAGGAGACACCGAAGACAGTCGCGCTCGCTGGCTTTGCTTGTGTTTTGGTCTTTTCGGTGCCAGAatttattttataaaaaataaaataaagggGGATTGGCAAAGTCCACGGTTCAGACGGGTTTATTAAATGCAGGGTGTGTCAGCCCACCGCAGCACTGACTTTTTTGTGTGGGATTTGACTTTGCGCTCTTTGTCGACAAATCCACCGGTTTTCAAGTCCCTGATTAACTCTGGATTTCCTTTCGGTGGACATGAAATTTGGAGATAACGTACACAAGTTTTTAAATATTTGAAATCCCCATACTCATCTTTCCACATTTGTCTTCTTGTGTTGACCATCCGTCCGTAGTTTAGACATGAATTCAACATGCATTCTACTATTGTGGGAAATCAGTGGGTGCAGATTTAAATATACTAGTAATCATTAataaaataatataataatataacTGAAAGAATAACTCAATATATTCCCTTTTTTCCCCTTTTTAAGTATCACCTAGATTTCTGTataggtcaaactttcttaagtttaacCAGATCTAATAGAAATATATTAAATGATTAACATTTACATCTCTAAATAAGTGTATTATAAAAGTATATCCAATGATTAATTAACTGATACTTATTACGCCCCATAAATAGTAGTAATCTCTTGTATATATTCAGTCAAAGTTAAATACATTTAACTCATCGATATGTGAAAACGACACTTAAAAGGACCTGAGAAGGTAATTCTTCTATTACAGAGTGAATCCTTTTTGTCCTTAAAAGAATAGATTTTTATGCTGAAAATTGTCCTAGAACAAATTAACTTCTAAGCTCTCACCATCAGGCCCATTTATTTCCTCGAGCCTCCAGCAGTCATGTCCACTAGCAAATACCAATATTCAAGAGTAGACAGCAACTATGGGGAGGGGTGGGTTTTGGGTAGGTTTAAGCCCATTAGCAGGATTGCATCCAAACATGCAAATTCCAACAACTAAGGCCATGATACCAAAACTAGACAGCTCCAGCGAGCACCTAAAACGGCTTTTTAGGTTACATCTTGGCCTAGGGACGGCTTGCTAGACATTTTCAAGGATCCAACGCGTGGGCACGCTTCCTAAGCCAGGTGATGATATTGTTAGGACAGCAAACAAACACCGTAAACCAAACAAGTTAGTGGACCGTGACTGAATTATTCAGATTCAAAAACTGACGATTCCACTCCAACCCATCCATTTTCCCCAATATGACCAACCCATTTATAGAAAGATTCACAACTTATGTTTTTGCAGATTCCCATATTCTAGGAAAAATCCCAAATTTATCCTTGCCGGGATAGGCCCTTGTCCACCCTACGTCCCTAACCAAGAGGCCGGCGAGGCAAGGCACATGTGCATTTTCTTGGACAATAGTCCCAACAGCTTGGCGGCTAGCAACCCCAAACGCCGTATGCCAGCGCTCCCTCTAGTATGATAATTATAGCAGTTCACATGCATGTCTTCATGTCATAATTTACATGAACAATCGGCTACTCTGAAACCTAAGCAGGACAGTGAATAGTGACATCATCTATCATGTTCGCTGCGTTCTCAATATAAGGAGTTatatacatcttcactcaaagccTGATGCTCCTAGGCTGAGTCCAACACAAAACATCCATGGGTCCTAGCTACAATGCAGCTCGTCCTTGGCCCTTTGGTAGCTTCTTTGTTCCAGCTGTGCATGAAAAAGGAAGATGCATTTAAGTCATAGCTCATACAACAAAAACTAGGTTGAGCGATTAATGGCATCACAATCAAGCCTTACAGTCTTCCACGTCCTTTAGTTGGTAATAATGTGGTGCTATCTCTACCAGCCATTCAGGCTTCAGTTCCGTCACCTGCAGTGCCACAGTATGTCCATTGTCACATCAATATACAACAAATTCTCCTACAGGTCTTAATGAGATTCTGAATAACAGGGCATACCTGGCGCATAAACTCTTTTGTTGTGAGAACTAATTCGTGGTATACTACCGACCGCGGCCGTATCTGCATACAGCATATATAAGCACATAACACAAGAGATCATAACTAAAACTCGCAGAAGAAAGGTAGAACTATGAATGCTATGAAAATGAGACGATGTACAATCAAATGAACTTGCCTCCGCTAATCCTGAACTAGGATGGATATGTACGGTCTGAGGGTTCTTGACAGTCTTATATGTACCATCCCTCTGCAACCGTGCAGAATGATGGAAGAAACCTACAGCACACATGAAGCAATTGCATCATTGTTAGAAAGCACTGAAGAATACCCCAAAGGC encodes:
- the LOC136477501 gene encoding protein PSK SIMULATOR 1-like isoform X1, yielding MGGVCSAGIAGDKSPTELSFRAMGFVVEQDFRAFSAASKNKTAPIEEAVDPNQVSDQSFRLSDKGSPPSTSGKARRSVSKEPHLTHAESWKAKAGKPRRSMTGKAGPSKVSDIGIALGRKSTSGLGKAVEVLDNLGSSMSSLSPGGGFVAGPTTKGNKISILAFEVANTIVKGMSLMQSLSKENLNYLKDMVLLSEGVQRLVSSNMDDLMRIAAADKRQELSIFSREVIRFGNRCKDPQWHNLDRYFSKLGSEITPQPELKEMAKADMQQLMALVRHTGDLYHELHALDRFEQDYSRKLEEEKRSVTFERGDTVQIIRQELKSQRKHVHNLKKKSLWSKSLDDVMEKLVDIVQFLHVEIQDTFGPCDGESNESQESRQTLGSAGLSLHYANIISQIDNIVSRSSVPPQSTRDALYQGLPPNVKSALRTRLLTSTESEEVPITKIRSSMEKTLQWIVPVANNTARAHHGFGWVGEWANTGNDPSRKQAGQPDALKIETLYHADKEKADACILDLVVWLHILISYSRPPNNRSPSRSPVRSPVHAAPAVPAAASSRGAAAGLTREDREMLQDAYTRLRSAGTTGKSKSQELSTAGRGHRLALSRNDRLSKSGSHSREREHGGRVFPLATGRSAASSSPVVVGFDIDRIRGALDVMDRVDVQKQP
- the LOC136477501 gene encoding protein PSK SIMULATOR 1-like isoform X2, which encodes MGGVCSAGIAGDKSPTELSFRAMGFVVEQDFRAFSAASKNKTAPIEEAVDPNQAKAGKPRRSMTGKAGPSKVSDIGIALGRKSTSGLGKAVEVLDNLGSSMSSLSPGGGFVAGPTTKGNKISILAFEVANTIVKGMSLMQSLSKENLNYLKDMVLLSEGVQRLVSSNMDDLMRIAAADKRQELSIFSREVIRFGNRCKDPQWHNLDRYFSKLGSEITPQPELKEMAKADMQQLMALVRHTGDLYHELHALDRFEQDYSRKLEEEKRSVTFERGDTVQIIRQELKSQRKHVHNLKKKSLWSKSLDDVMEKLVDIVQFLHVEIQDTFGPCDGESNESQESRQTLGSAGLSLHYANIISQIDNIVSRSSVPPQSTRDALYQGLPPNVKSALRTRLLTSTESEEVPITKIRSSMEKTLQWIVPVANNTARAHHGFGWVGEWANTGNDPSRKQAGQPDALKIETLYHADKEKADACILDLVVWLHILISYSRPPNNRSPSRSPVRSPVHAAPAVPAAASSRGAAAGLTREDREMLQDAYTRLRSAGTTGKSKSQELSTAGRGHRLALSRNDRLSKSGSHSREREHGGRVFPLATGRSAASSSPVVVGFDIDRIRGALDVMDRVDVQKQP